CTCAACCAGCCAGGATCGCAATCGTTCGACGGCGCGCGAAAGCTGCTTGGTGACCGTTCCCACGGGCCGACCAAGTGTGGTAGCGATTTCCTGAACCGATCGTCCTTCGACATGACGTAAGACCATCACGACGTGTTCCTGTTCAGGCAGACGTCCCAAATGCTCGACCAGCGCCCGGTACGGTTCGATCCACTCGGCGGCGTGCGCGGGAATGGCGTCCGTCAACTCCGTGGTGGGAAGGTTTGATCCCGTCTTGCGGCCCGCGGCCGACGCCTGCCTCCGCGTGATTTGCAGCACCCAGCCGCCAAAGGACGAAAGATCGCGAAGCTGGGGCAGCTTTTCGTAAGCGATGAGGAATGCCTCTTGCGCTACGTCCTGTGCCGCGTGGAAGTCGTGCAAGATCGCAAAGGCCGTGAGCGTCGCAGCGCGTTCATAAAGGCGCACAAGCGCCTCAAAGGCCGGGGTTTCGCCCGCCAAGACGGCTTGCACCAATTCTTCGGTCGATCGCATGCTCGGCTCTCGTGACTGCTGCACACGTCCGCTGTAAGAAGGAGAGGAGCGGAGCGCGAAATGCGACATGCATTTCAGATTTTTTGCCTTCTGCGGCTGCTATTGAGCTGCGTTCGTATTGCAGCCTGCCCCCTCACCCTACCCTCTCCCCCGCCGGGGAGAGGGGATTCATAGGCGCGCATTACCGCTCTATCGAATCCGCGAAATTAGAAAATGATTCTAGGCGACGATTTCGCGGATCACGTGGCCGTGGACATCGGTCAGGCGGAAATCGCGGCCGCCGAAGCGATAGGTGAGCCGCTCGTGGTTCAGTCCCAGCAGGTGCAGGATCGTGGCATGCAGATCGTGAATGTCGCAGACATTTTCCACTGCTTGAATGCCGACTTCGTCAGTGGCGCCGTGAATGGTACCGCCGCGGATGCCGCCGCCGGCCAGAAAAACCGAAAAGCCTTCCGGGTGATGATCCCGGCCATCGCGGCCGGCCGAGTGGGGCGTTCGGCCGAACTCGCCAGCCCAAACGATCAGCGTTTCGTCGAACAGCCCACGTTGCTTCAGGTCGCGAATCAGACCAGCCACGGCCTGGTCCGTATCGAGCGCGTTCTTTTCATGCCCTTGCTTGAGCGCGCCATGCTGGTCCCAGGTGCCGTTAGACGCACCGGGCGGGCAGGTGATCTCGACGAACCGCACGCCCGCCTCGACCAGTCGGCGGGCCCGCAAGCATTGGATGCCGTAGAGCCGTTTCGACGGTATGTCCGAGTCGATGCCGTACAGTTTTTCCGTGGTCGAGGTTTCGCGCGCCAGATCCAGCACGTCCGGAACCAAGAGCTGCATCCGCGCAGCCATCTCGTAATTCTTGATCGCGCTTTCCACAGCGTCATCGCCGCCGAGCGAACGGGCGAACGAATCGTCCTGGG
The genomic region above belongs to Pirellulales bacterium and contains:
- a CDS encoding sigma-70 family RNA polymerase sigma factor, giving the protein MRSTEELVQAVLAGETPAFEALVRLYERAATLTAFAILHDFHAAQDVAQEAFLIAYEKLPQLRDLSSFGGWVLQITRRQASAAGRKTGSNLPTTELTDAIPAHAAEWIEPYRALVEHLGRLPEQEHVVMVLRHVEGRSVQEIATTLGRPVGTVTKQLSRAVERLRSWLVEVES
- a CDS encoding DUF1501 domain-containing protein, with amino-acid sequence MLTTSANGFGLLALSGLAAGTNLVRPQQAKAATHFRPRAKNVIFCFMDGGVSHVDSFDPKPKLTELDGQPFTTSTNVTANGNRQWLKSPWAFKQHGQCGMPVSELFPHIAECVDDLAVVRSMKADLPLHSTGVLHLHTGVNNAGRPSLGSWVTYGLGSENENLPGFVVLSFGVVPCGGLETFSGGFLPANYQATLFAADGTPIDNIHPADADARVQAAKLALLKAQDDSFARSLGGDDAVESAIKNYEMAARMQLLVPDVLDLARETSTTEKLYGIDSDIPSKRLYGIQCLRARRLVEAGVRFVEITCPPGASNGTWDQHGALKQGHEKNALDTDQAVAGLIRDLKQRGLFDETLIVWAGEFGRTPHSAGRDGRDHHPEGFSVFLAGGGIRGGTIHGATDEVGIQAVENVCDIHDLHATILHLLGLNHERLTYRFGGRDFRLTDVHGHVIREIVA